The proteins below come from a single Bactrocera dorsalis isolate Fly_Bdor chromosome 5, ASM2337382v1, whole genome shotgun sequence genomic window:
- the LOC125778955 gene encoding gram-negative bacteria-binding protein 2-like encodes ITKPQLNSDGVIKNSETKVFINQKLSERNFKPNDLIFEEHFISPELSNWTRGNYLHSNAIGDRSEDFTAVMDDNSFMTVRSETLLITPIISKTKNKATIKLNNCKQPVCYENNTFTCEYAYDKNRNYVYPPPVNTARIDTNGKFSFTYGRIEIYATLPYGDWLFPYMMLVPDKLSCKTRKQLRIAFATSVDIENNRIRGGPVILNARPNADKFFFVRTNHMATGMDFNANGYHNFTLVWTPTEIHMYVDNTKYGCYINNGEYAEPYHIVLGVGAGGHLEFEESKTKPWQNTLDNAFAVFHRSFTGCCEKSTVHTQCTDHKLNKQRICSREWGSLAVMAVKYVRVYAV; translated from the exons CTAAACCACAGCTCAATTCCGATGGTGTTATTAAAAATAGCGAAACTAAAGTTTTTATAAACCAAAAACTTTCTGAAAGAAATTTCAAACCAAACGACTTGATTTTTGAAGAGCATTTCATATCACCAGAACTATCCAATTGGACTCGTGGAAATTATCTTCACTCAAATGCAATAGGTGATCGATCTGAGGACTTTACAGCTGTAATGGATGACAATTCGTTTATGACTGTAAGGAGTGAAACTTTGCTAATAACACCGATAATATCGAAGACGAAAAATAAAGCAACCATTAAACTCAACAA TTGTAAACAGCCTGTTTGCTATGAAAACAATACTTTTACTTGCGAATATGCATATGATAAAAACAGGAATTATGTATATCCCCCACCAGTAAACACGGCGAGAATCGACACAAATGGTAAATTCAGTTTTACATATGGACGTATTGAAATATATGCAACACTGCCCTACGGTGATTGGCTATTCCCCT atatgatGCTTGTGCCCGACAAACTCAGTTGTAAGACGCGAAAACAACTCCGAATAGCTTTTGCCACATCAGTAGATATTGAAAATAACCGAATACGTGGTGGCCCAGTAATATTAAATGCTCGACCTAATgcagataaattttttttcgttcgtACAAATCATATGGCAACCGGAATGGATTTCAACGCAAATGGCTATCACAACTTTACACTAGTATGGACTCCAACCGAAATCCATATGTACGTCGACAATACGAAGTACGGTTGTTACATTAATAACGGTGAATATGCGGAACCT TATCATATCGTTTTGGGCGTTGGAGCTGGGGGACACCTTGAATTCGAGGAGTCGAAAACGAAGCCATGGCAAAATACACTAGATAACGCATTCGCTGTTTTTCATCGAAGTTTTACAGGCTGTTGCGAAAAGTCGACAGTTCATACACAATGTACTgaccataaattaaataaacaaagaatATGCAGCAGGGAGTGGGGTTCGCTGGCTGTCATGGCTGTGAAATACGTGAGAGTGTACGCTGTGTaa